Proteins encoded within one genomic window of Polynucleobacter duraquae:
- a CDS encoding ATP phosphoribosyltransferase regulatory subunit translates to MNRWLLPEYIADVLPAEARKVETLRRAILDLYQSYGYELVAPPILEFLDSLLTGTGSDLNLQTFKLVDQLSGRTLGLRADMTPQVARIDAHLLNRKGVTRLCYAGSVAHARTPVGSSAREELQLGAEIYGCATWEADFEAVSLLLETLRVAGLNKVYLDLSHAGVLEGILDGQVKDKGEVEALYSLLQSKDRPRLAIWSQCLPTKSAQALMALTELNGPCAQVLADARKSLPKHPLIDEALAQLENLAAATNAFKVNVELSIDLADLRGYQYHSGVMFAAYVDQLPQPIARGGRYDHVGQAFGRSRPATGFSMDLLTLANLAPLAQRKPAIVAPWTLEAGLASKIAELRVAGEVVIQALGGDDVETAEYLCDRELVRQDSAWVVKKK, encoded by the coding sequence ATGAATCGCTGGTTACTTCCTGAATATATTGCTGATGTTTTGCCAGCCGAGGCTCGCAAGGTTGAAACACTGCGTCGCGCCATTTTGGATTTGTATCAATCCTATGGCTATGAACTAGTTGCTCCGCCTATATTGGAGTTCCTAGATTCTTTGCTGACTGGCACTGGTTCAGATCTGAATTTACAAACATTTAAATTGGTTGATCAGTTGTCTGGTCGTACATTGGGCCTGCGTGCTGACATGACTCCGCAAGTTGCTCGCATTGATGCGCACTTACTCAATCGTAAAGGTGTAACCCGCCTTTGCTATGCGGGCTCTGTTGCTCATGCTCGTACTCCGGTAGGGAGTTCTGCTCGCGAGGAATTACAACTGGGTGCAGAGATATATGGATGCGCTACATGGGAAGCGGATTTCGAGGCAGTTTCTTTACTGCTAGAAACTTTGCGTGTGGCTGGACTGAATAAGGTCTACCTTGATCTTTCGCATGCGGGCGTGCTTGAAGGCATTCTAGATGGGCAAGTTAAAGATAAGGGTGAAGTTGAGGCTCTGTATAGCTTGTTGCAAAGTAAAGATCGCCCACGCTTGGCGATTTGGTCTCAATGCTTACCGACCAAGTCTGCGCAAGCCCTCATGGCTCTTACTGAATTAAACGGCCCCTGTGCGCAAGTATTGGCTGACGCTAGAAAGTCTTTGCCGAAACATCCCTTGATTGACGAGGCCTTGGCGCAATTAGAAAATTTAGCTGCAGCAACCAATGCATTCAAAGTCAATGTTGAGCTCAGTATCGATCTGGCGGATTTGCGCGGATACCAATATCACAGCGGTGTGATGTTTGCGGCTTATGTTGATCAGTTGCCACAGCCAATTGCGAGAGGCGGCAGATACGATCACGTTGGTCAGGCATTTGGACGCTCCCGTCCTGCGACTGGCTTTTCAATGGATTTGTTGACCTTGGCTAATCTTGCGCCTTTAGCGCAAAGAAAACCTGCCATCGTAGCGCCTTGGACTTTGGAGGCCGGCTTGGCTAGCAAGATTGCCGAGTTACGCGTTGCTGGTGAAGTAGTCATCCAAGCGCTTGGCGGTGATGATGTAGAAACCGCCGAATATCTTTGTGATCGTGAGTTAGTAAGGCAAGATAGTGCATGGGTGGTAAAAAAGAAGTAA
- the hflC gene encoding protease modulator HflC translates to MNANRLLAAIAGLIGLFYVLTSSIFVVDQRNYAVVFSFGQIVRVIEQPGLQAKLPAPFENVRFFDRRILTIDTPEAERFITSEKKNLLVDSYVKWRIVDPRKFFVSFKGDERLAQDRLTQLVRSALNEEFTKRTVREIISDQREQVMQGIRKKVADDASDIGVEIVDVRLKRVDLLAEISDSVYRRMEAERKRVANELRSTGAAESDKIRANAERQRDTILAEAYREAQKIKGSGDAKATALYADAFGRDPQFAQFYQSLQAYRSSFKDKRDVMVVEPNSEFFKFMNKKN, encoded by the coding sequence ATGAATGCCAATCGTCTCTTAGCCGCTATAGCTGGTCTGATCGGCCTTTTCTATGTACTGACTTCCAGTATTTTTGTAGTCGATCAGCGTAACTACGCAGTGGTGTTTTCATTCGGTCAAATTGTGCGTGTGATTGAGCAGCCTGGCTTGCAAGCTAAGCTCCCAGCGCCTTTTGAAAACGTACGCTTTTTTGATCGTCGTATTTTGACGATTGATACTCCGGAAGCGGAGCGCTTTATTACTTCTGAGAAGAAAAATCTCTTGGTAGATTCTTATGTGAAGTGGCGCATTGTTGATCCCCGCAAGTTCTTTGTTAGTTTTAAAGGTGATGAACGCTTGGCACAGGATCGCTTAACTCAGTTAGTGCGATCTGCCTTGAACGAAGAGTTCACTAAACGCACAGTCAGAGAGATCATTTCTGACCAACGTGAACAAGTGATGCAGGGTATTCGTAAAAAGGTAGCTGATGATGCATCTGATATCGGTGTTGAAATAGTCGACGTTCGCCTCAAGCGCGTAGATCTCTTGGCTGAAATCAGCGACTCCGTCTACCGACGAATGGAAGCAGAGCGTAAACGTGTTGCTAATGAGTTGCGCTCCACCGGTGCCGCAGAGTCAGACAAGATTCGAGCTAATGCAGAGCGACAACGTGACACGATTTTAGCTGAAGCCTATCGTGAAGCGCAGAAAATTAAAGGTTCTGGTGATGCTAAAGCAACCGCTTTATATGCAGATGCATTTGGACGTGATCCTCAGTTCGCTCAGTTCTATCAGAGTCTCCAGGCCTACCGTAGTTCCTTCAAGGATAAGCGGGATGTGATGGTGGTTGAGCCTAATAGCGAGTTCTTCAAATTCATGAACAAAAAAAATTAA
- the hflK gene encoding FtsH protease activity modulator HflK — protein MRKFLELFSINDPGWGNSQPGSGSKDAKEGQGSNQAPKGDPANPGSDKPVETQPQNQPARPNGPPDLDELWRDFNDRLSGIFGGKKKPGSTSGTTANKPNSADIPPPSQRGNGGGNGGGNGNGGGGFNVPNFNFTNPFGSKFTVIMAAGGVVVLWIFSGFYIIQEGQSGVVTTFGKYAYTAGPGINWRMPWPVQTEQIVNVSGVRSVEVGRSILIKATNQKDTSMLTEDENIIDVRFAVQYRLKDPTDYLFNNRDPDTTVVQAAETAVREIVARSKMDTVLYEGREKIAIDLAASIQKILDSYKTGIYVTSVTVQNVQPPEQVQASFDDAVKAGQDQERLKSEGQAYANDIIPRAKGTADRLIQEAEGYKARVVATAEGDANRFKQVQTEYAKAPGVTRDRMYIDSMREMYNNVSKVLVDTTKSNSMLYLPLDKIIAQVSAESTQVATGQAPATTPTGSVTVGGATGNPAAPFSNNATSPSPSNTSGVGASEKRDGLRNRDRGDAR, from the coding sequence ATGCGTAAATTTCTCGAACTGTTTTCGATCAATGATCCAGGCTGGGGTAATAGTCAACCTGGAAGCGGATCTAAAGATGCTAAAGAGGGTCAAGGTTCTAATCAGGCTCCAAAAGGAGACCCTGCTAACCCGGGATCGGATAAGCCTGTTGAAACTCAACCTCAGAATCAGCCTGCGCGACCAAACGGCCCGCCAGACTTAGATGAGTTATGGCGTGACTTTAATGACCGCCTAAGCGGAATCTTTGGCGGCAAGAAAAAGCCAGGCTCTACATCAGGCACAACAGCGAATAAGCCAAACAGTGCTGATATTCCTCCACCATCACAACGTGGCAATGGTGGCGGTAACGGCGGCGGCAACGGTAACGGCGGCGGTGGTTTTAATGTACCCAACTTTAATTTCACTAACCCCTTTGGTTCCAAATTCACAGTGATCATGGCTGCAGGCGGCGTAGTAGTGCTGTGGATTTTTAGTGGTTTCTACATCATTCAAGAAGGCCAGTCGGGCGTGGTTACCACTTTTGGTAAGTATGCTTACACTGCAGGTCCTGGTATTAACTGGCGCATGCCTTGGCCTGTTCAGACTGAGCAAATCGTGAACGTCTCCGGAGTGCGCTCTGTCGAGGTTGGCCGTTCTATTTTGATTAAAGCAACTAACCAAAAAGACACTTCCATGCTCACTGAAGACGAAAACATCATTGATGTGCGTTTTGCAGTTCAGTACCGCTTAAAAGATCCAACTGACTATTTGTTTAATAATCGCGATCCCGATACCACCGTGGTTCAAGCTGCAGAAACTGCAGTGCGTGAAATTGTGGCGCGTAGCAAGATGGACACCGTTTTATATGAAGGTCGCGAAAAGATTGCGATTGATTTAGCTGCCTCAATACAGAAAATTCTGGATAGCTACAAAACCGGTATTTATGTGACCAGCGTGACTGTTCAAAACGTTCAGCCGCCTGAGCAAGTTCAAGCTTCATTTGATGATGCTGTTAAGGCCGGCCAAGATCAGGAGCGTCTGAAGAGTGAAGGTCAGGCATATGCGAACGACATCATTCCACGTGCAAAGGGTACTGCTGATCGACTCATTCAAGAGGCTGAAGGATATAAGGCTAGAGTAGTTGCAACCGCAGAGGGTGATGCAAATCGCTTCAAGCAAGTTCAGACTGAGTATGCAAAAGCACCTGGCGTGACGCGTGACCGTATGTACATTGATAGTATGCGAGAGATGTATAACAACGTGTCTAAAGTTTTGGTAGACACTACAAAGAGCAACAGCATGCTATATCTGCCTCTGGATAAAATCATTGCTCAAGTCAGTGCAGAAAGCACACAAGTCGCTACTGGTCAGGCACCAGCTACAACGCCTACTGGGTCTGTAACCGTGGGTGGTGCGACGGGCAATCCAGCAGCACCATTTAGCAACAATGCAACTAGCCCAAGCCCAAGCAATACCTCTGGCGTTGGCGCTTCCGAAAAACGTGACGGCCTGAGAAACCGTGATAGAGGGGATGCAAGATAA
- the hflX gene encoding GTPase HflX — MQWSSARKKLALFKTGVDAARAVLVGVDTGREDFADSMAELSLLAQSAGSIPITSVIARKGKTDPALFIGSGKANEVKKAMEEEGAELVIFNHPLSPTQQRNLERHIGFHVMDRTGLILDIFSQRAQSHIGKTQVELAQVRYRMSRLVRAWSHLERQRGGIGVRGGPGETQMELDRRMLATKAKRLELELEKLQRQQRTQRRARNRKDVFSVSLVGYTNAGKSTLFNALTKAGTYAADQLFATLDTTSRKVHLDGVGSIVVSDTVGFIRELPHQLVEAFRATLDETIHADLILHVIDACSPVAREQKAEVEAVLREIGADDIPRIEIMNKIDQMPQTFTEGAVLTRDSEGIPSQVFLSARTGLGLDLLRSALAECSQMTDRIRIEQNRAKVQMNPDEFLAPLPERPETSEFNPIPNRKYSPNDA; from the coding sequence GTGCAGTGGAGTTCCGCACGGAAGAAGCTAGCTCTGTTTAAAACGGGTGTAGATGCGGCGCGTGCCGTTCTGGTTGGAGTCGATACAGGCCGCGAAGATTTTGCGGACAGCATGGCTGAACTCAGCCTGCTCGCACAGAGTGCCGGCTCGATACCTATTACTAGTGTGATTGCCCGCAAGGGTAAAACCGATCCCGCTCTATTTATTGGCTCAGGCAAAGCGAACGAAGTTAAAAAAGCGATGGAAGAGGAGGGTGCCGAATTGGTCATCTTTAACCATCCTTTATCCCCAACTCAGCAACGCAATTTAGAACGCCATATTGGCTTTCATGTCATGGACCGTACGGGTCTCATTTTGGACATCTTTAGCCAAAGAGCGCAAAGTCATATTGGTAAAACGCAGGTTGAGCTAGCTCAGGTTCGCTACCGCATGTCTAGACTGGTACGTGCCTGGAGTCACTTAGAGCGTCAACGGGGTGGTATTGGTGTGCGTGGTGGTCCTGGTGAAACTCAGATGGAGTTAGACCGACGGATGCTGGCGACCAAGGCGAAGCGTCTAGAGCTGGAGTTGGAGAAGCTTCAGCGCCAGCAAAGAACCCAAAGAAGAGCCCGTAATCGCAAGGATGTCTTTTCGGTTTCGCTGGTGGGTTACACCAACGCCGGTAAATCCACCTTGTTTAATGCCCTTACAAAAGCAGGGACTTATGCGGCAGATCAGTTATTTGCAACCCTGGATACAACCTCCCGTAAAGTCCATTTAGACGGTGTGGGTTCAATAGTGGTTTCCGATACCGTAGGTTTCATCCGTGAGTTACCTCACCAACTGGTGGAGGCGTTTAGGGCCACCTTGGATGAAACTATTCATGCAGATCTGATTTTGCATGTGATTGACGCCTGTAGCCCGGTCGCAAGGGAGCAAAAGGCCGAAGTAGAGGCTGTTTTACGGGAAATTGGGGCCGATGACATCCCCCGTATCGAGATCATGAACAAGATTGACCAGATGCCCCAGACCTTTACGGAAGGGGCTGTCCTGACTCGCGATTCGGAGGGGATTCCGAGTCAGGTTTTCCTCTCTGCCAGAACTGGCTTAGGCCTTGATTTATTGCGCTCAGCCCTTGCTGAATGCTCTCAAATGACTGATAGAATAAGGATCGAGCAGAATCGCGCCAAAGTTCAAATGAACCCCGACGAGTTTTTAGCTCCTTTACCAGAACGACCAGAAACTTCCGAATTTAATCCGATTCCTAACCGTAAGTACTCACCAAACGATGCGTAA
- the hfq gene encoding RNA chaperone Hfq, which yields MNNSKTQLLQDPFLNALRKEHVPVSIYLVNGIKLQGNIESFDQYVVLLRNTVTQMVYKHAISTIVPARAVEFRTEEASSV from the coding sequence ATGAACAACAGCAAAACCCAATTACTTCAGGATCCATTCCTCAATGCCCTGCGCAAAGAGCATGTGCCTGTCTCCATCTATCTGGTTAATGGCATTAAGTTGCAAGGTAATATTGAATCGTTTGATCAATACGTAGTCCTCTTACGTAACACCGTAACTCAGATGGTTTACAAGCACGCTATTTCTACGATTGTTCCTGCTCGTGCAGTGGAGTTCCGCACGGAAGAAGCTAGCTCTGTTTAA
- the der gene encoding ribosome biogenesis GTPase Der, whose protein sequence is MNPVITIVGRPNVGKSTLFNRLTRSRDALVADFSGLTRDRHYGKGRIGERAFICVDTGGFEPVAKTGIVAEMAKQTKQAVAESDIIIFLVDGRLGMAPQDRVIADFLRKTGRPIILAVNKTEGMQSGVVTADFHELGLGEPFPISSAHGDGVRGLIDDALDSLGIPEPEPEEQENDPNRPMKIAVVGRPNVGKSTLINKLIGEERVIAFDMPGTTRDAIEVPFERNGKPYILVDTAGLRRRGKVFEAIEKFSVVKTLQAIADCNVVILMLDAQQDISEQDAHIAGFIVEAGRALVVAVNKWDGLDSYVKERARLEIAQKLRFLDFANVHPISAKKGTGLKELFKDVDLAYAAAMAKLPTPKLTRILQDAIEHQQPKRVGMGRPKLRYAHQGGMNPPIVVIHGTSLSGVTDSYKRYLEGRFREVFKLIGTPLRIQMNTAKNPYVDADKGKKGKKK, encoded by the coding sequence ATGAATCCAGTAATTACTATTGTCGGTCGTCCTAACGTTGGCAAATCGACACTGTTTAATCGGCTTACACGTTCACGTGATGCATTGGTCGCAGACTTTTCAGGTCTAACCCGCGACCGTCACTACGGTAAAGGCCGCATCGGCGAGCGCGCATTTATTTGCGTAGACACTGGCGGATTTGAGCCTGTAGCGAAGACCGGCATTGTGGCCGAGATGGCCAAGCAAACCAAGCAAGCTGTTGCGGAATCAGACATTATTATTTTCTTGGTGGATGGCCGTTTGGGTATGGCCCCACAAGACCGTGTGATTGCGGATTTCTTGCGCAAGACGGGTAGACCGATCATCCTAGCAGTGAACAAGACTGAAGGTATGCAGTCTGGTGTGGTTACCGCAGACTTTCATGAGCTGGGCTTAGGTGAGCCATTTCCGATTTCATCGGCGCACGGTGATGGTGTTCGTGGTTTGATTGATGATGCTTTGGATTCTTTAGGCATACCAGAGCCAGAACCAGAAGAACAAGAAAACGATCCTAATCGTCCAATGAAGATTGCGGTAGTGGGTCGTCCTAACGTTGGTAAATCCACTCTGATCAATAAATTGATCGGTGAAGAGCGTGTGATCGCATTTGATATGCCAGGCACAACGCGCGATGCAATTGAAGTGCCCTTTGAGCGCAATGGTAAGCCGTATATTCTGGTAGATACCGCGGGTCTGCGCCGTCGTGGAAAAGTATTTGAAGCGATTGAGAAGTTCTCAGTGGTGAAAACATTACAGGCGATTGCAGATTGCAATGTCGTCATTCTGATGCTCGATGCCCAGCAAGATATTTCTGAGCAAGACGCTCATATTGCTGGATTTATTGTTGAGGCAGGACGTGCATTGGTAGTGGCCGTGAACAAGTGGGACGGTCTTGATTCTTACGTCAAAGAGCGTGCGCGTTTAGAGATCGCTCAAAAATTACGCTTCCTCGATTTTGCAAACGTACATCCGATTTCTGCCAAGAAGGGTACTGGTCTCAAAGAGTTATTTAAGGACGTTGATCTCGCTTATGCCGCAGCCATGGCGAAATTACCAACCCCTAAACTCACCCGCATTTTGCAAGATGCTATTGAGCACCAGCAGCCTAAGCGTGTGGGCATGGGTCGTCCAAAATTGCGCTATGCCCACCAAGGTGGTATGAATCCCCCCATTGTGGTGATTCATGGAACATCCTTGAGTGGTGTAACTGATAGTTACAAGCGTTATCTAGAAGGTCGCTTTAGAGAAGTCTTTAAGTTAATAGGCACCCCATTACGGATTCAGATGAATACCGCTAAAAACCCCTATGTTGATGCTGACAAGGGTAAAAAAGGTAAAAAGAAGTAA
- the bamB gene encoding outer membrane protein assembly factor BamB, whose amino-acid sequence MMDCKRVAKLASTALVLGSVVVALVACSGGSRVRKPAELVPVSNQFDFAPVWTTSVGSSEPFNFHPAVAGDAVYAASHRGNLAKIDLRTGQKVWEVSVPDRLSIGPGSDGRTTAVVTTKGTVYAYDDIGKPIWNVSVGSEVLSEPVVAGGIVIIRTLDNRFVGFDAQTGVRKWTYQRQQSALSLRVGYGMLAIGNEVIVTGFAGGRFGMIAIANGGLVWETPVSFPKGFSEIERLNDVTAKPSMEGEIICAVSYQGRVGCGQARTGNLLWFKDYSSYTGTAQSPDLVFSSNEKSHVTAFAVKDGSQAWENTQLTFRDVGEPMAVGKVLLVGDAQGYVHALSQANGEMVARIRHDSSPITAAPIAVNGLILVQSQGGKLAAYSPK is encoded by the coding sequence ATGATGGATTGCAAACGCGTAGCAAAACTAGCAAGTACAGCTTTAGTACTAGGCTCGGTGGTAGTGGCCCTAGTAGCTTGTTCAGGCGGCTCGCGTGTGCGCAAGCCTGCTGAGCTAGTTCCCGTTAGCAATCAATTTGATTTTGCTCCCGTATGGACAACTAGCGTAGGTTCATCTGAGCCATTTAATTTTCATCCTGCGGTAGCGGGCGATGCTGTTTATGCCGCCTCTCATCGCGGTAATCTTGCCAAGATTGATTTACGTACTGGTCAAAAAGTATGGGAAGTATCTGTACCAGACCGCCTATCGATTGGACCTGGATCAGATGGTCGCACGACGGCAGTAGTCACCACCAAAGGCACTGTCTATGCTTATGACGATATTGGTAAGCCTATTTGGAATGTCAGTGTTGGCAGTGAAGTCCTATCAGAGCCAGTGGTTGCTGGCGGTATAGTCATCATTCGCACCTTGGATAATCGCTTTGTTGGTTTTGATGCTCAGACCGGTGTACGTAAGTGGACTTATCAACGTCAACAATCCGCTCTGTCATTGCGCGTTGGTTACGGCATGCTTGCCATCGGTAATGAGGTGATTGTGACTGGGTTTGCCGGGGGTCGCTTTGGGATGATTGCGATTGCGAATGGGGGTCTTGTTTGGGAGACTCCTGTTTCGTTTCCAAAAGGATTCTCTGAAATTGAGCGCCTCAATGATGTGACTGCTAAGCCAAGTATGGAAGGCGAAATTATTTGCGCCGTCTCTTATCAGGGTCGCGTAGGTTGTGGTCAAGCGCGCACAGGTAATTTATTGTGGTTCAAAGATTATTCAAGCTATACCGGTACAGCGCAAAGCCCTGATTTGGTTTTCTCCTCAAACGAAAAATCGCATGTCACTGCATTTGCGGTGAAAGATGGTTCACAAGCTTGGGAAAATACTCAGCTAACATTTAGAGATGTTGGTGAGCCGATGGCGGTTGGTAAGGTATTACTCGTTGGTGATGCGCAAGGTTATGTGCATGCACTCTCACAAGCGAATGGTGAAATGGTGGCACGCATTCGTCATGACAGTAGTCCCATCACAGCTGCACCGATTGCGGTGAACGGCCTCATCTTGGTTCAGTCTCAAGGTGGAAAACTAGCGGCGTACAGTCCAAAATGA
- a CDS encoding YfgM family protein, with translation MPLDLEEQEQLDQLKAFWQKYRNLITGVVTAALFAYAGYNGYQWWRTSQAAAASQLYETMVTAINKGDKDQTLLAADDLQKQFSSTPYAAMSSLVAAKIAADAGDSAKAIDYLRWATKNASDQGYLALAKLRLTAQLIELGTEKDFAEADAILKEKPVSGFEALWSERRGDWYLAQKNTADARKSYEAAWKQLNDSKEFPEEARRLLKVKLDAVGGVAQ, from the coding sequence ATGCCTTTAGACCTAGAAGAACAAGAACAATTAGATCAACTTAAAGCGTTTTGGCAAAAGTATCGCAATCTGATCACTGGTGTGGTCACGGCTGCTTTATTTGCCTATGCGGGGTATAACGGATATCAATGGTGGCGTACTAGCCAAGCTGCGGCTGCATCCCAGTTATACGAGACCATGGTTACTGCGATCAACAAGGGCGATAAAGATCAAACTTTACTCGCCGCTGATGATTTGCAAAAACAGTTCTCTAGTACGCCCTATGCTGCAATGTCTAGTTTAGTAGCTGCGAAGATTGCCGCTGATGCAGGTGACTCAGCCAAAGCAATCGATTATTTGCGCTGGGCTACCAAGAACGCATCTGACCAAGGATATCTAGCCTTAGCTAAGTTGCGCTTAACAGCTCAATTAATTGAGCTAGGCACTGAAAAGGATTTTGCAGAAGCGGATGCCATATTGAAGGAGAAGCCTGTTTCAGGTTTTGAGGCTTTGTGGTCAGAGCGTCGCGGCGATTGGTATCTAGCGCAAAAGAATACGGCTGATGCACGCAAGAGCTATGAGGCTGCATGGAAGCAGTTAAATGATTCAAAAGAATTCCCTGAAGAGGCGCGTCGTCTCTTGAAGGTTAAATTAGATGCCGTCGGAGGAGTAGCTCAGTGA
- the hisS gene encoding histidine--tRNA ligase, with protein sequence MTEQANPAKAQKIQKINGVRGMNDLLPADAAQWTHLEHVLRDLTRAYGYEFLRTPIVEATAVFQRGIGEVTDIVEKEMYSFEDRLNGEQLTLRPEGTAAVVRAVVENNLLYEGPKRLWYTGPMFRHERPQRGRYRQFHQFGIEAMGFAGPDIDAEIILMGQRLWDELGLKGVRLEINSLGQAPERAEHRAALVTYFEKSKDQLDEDSQRRLLTNPLRILDSKNPAMQELIEGAPKLLDFLGEESLKHFEAVQTLLKANNIPCKINPRLVRGLDYYNLTVFEWITEELGAQGTIAGGGRYDPLIERMGGKAAPACGWAMGMERVLELMKVSGSLPEAPAQCDAFVIHQGGETLTSAMIIAERLRNAGIDAILFCPPDGQAASFKSQMKKADASGAAYAVIIGPDELAKNEAQLKDLRSTGEQKAVALDSVVEAVIDAIVGATE encoded by the coding sequence ATGACTGAACAGGCAAACCCAGCTAAAGCGCAAAAGATTCAGAAAATTAATGGCGTACGTGGCATGAATGATCTCTTGCCAGCAGATGCTGCGCAGTGGACACATTTAGAGCATGTTCTGCGTGATCTCACGCGTGCTTACGGTTATGAATTTTTACGCACGCCCATTGTTGAAGCGACTGCAGTGTTTCAGCGCGGGATTGGTGAAGTAACCGATATTGTTGAAAAAGAGATGTATTCGTTTGAGGATCGCCTGAATGGTGAGCAACTCACATTGCGTCCAGAAGGCACTGCTGCTGTCGTGCGCGCCGTGGTTGAAAACAATTTACTGTACGAAGGGCCAAAGCGTCTTTGGTATACCGGACCCATGTTCCGCCATGAGCGTCCACAACGTGGCCGCTATCGTCAGTTCCATCAATTTGGTATTGAAGCGATGGGCTTTGCTGGCCCAGATATCGATGCAGAAATCATTTTGATGGGTCAACGCCTGTGGGATGAGCTCGGACTGAAGGGTGTACGTTTAGAGATTAATTCTTTAGGGCAAGCTCCTGAGCGCGCAGAACATCGCGCTGCCTTGGTAACGTACTTCGAGAAAAGCAAAGATCAACTCGATGAAGATTCACAGCGTCGTTTGTTAACGAACCCATTACGCATCTTGGATTCTAAGAATCCGGCAATGCAAGAGTTGATTGAAGGCGCACCCAAGTTATTGGATTTCTTAGGCGAAGAATCACTCAAGCATTTTGAGGCGGTGCAAACATTACTCAAGGCTAATAATATTCCTTGCAAGATCAACCCCCGTTTAGTGCGTGGCTTAGATTATTACAACCTGACTGTGTTTGAGTGGATTACCGAAGAGTTAGGAGCGCAAGGCACGATTGCCGGTGGTGGTCGCTATGACCCTTTGATTGAGCGTATGGGTGGTAAAGCTGCCCCAGCTTGCGGTTGGGCAATGGGTATGGAACGTGTCTTGGAGCTGATGAAGGTTTCTGGATCTTTGCCGGAAGCGCCGGCTCAATGCGATGCTTTTGTTATTCACCAAGGGGGTGAGACTTTAACTTCCGCCATGATCATTGCTGAGCGCTTACGTAATGCGGGTATTGATGCCATCCTCTTTTGCCCTCCTGATGGCCAGGCTGCTAGCTTTAAGTCACAAATGAAGAAGGCGGATGCGAGTGGGGCAGCCTATGCTGTCATCATTGGACCGGATGAATTAGCTAAAAACGAGGCTCAACTCAAAGATTTGCGTAGTACTGGTGAGCAGAAAGCGGTAGCCCTGGACAGCGTTGTAGAAGCAGTAATTGACGCCATAGTTGGCGCCACCGAATAG